The following proteins are encoded in a genomic region of Glycine soja cultivar W05 chromosome 17, ASM419377v2, whole genome shotgun sequence:
- the LOC114393689 gene encoding L-ascorbate oxidase homolog encodes MRPCKCKCNVLSALILLVTFLFIASSVHCEDPYRYLTWKVTYGDIYPLGVKQQGILINGQFPGPQIDAVTNDNLIINVYNYLREPFLISWNGLQHRRNSWQDGVYGTNCPIPPGRNLTYAIQVKDQIGSYFYFPSLGMHKAAGAFGGIRIWSRPQIPVPFPSPAGDITILAGDWFKLDHRRLRRLLENGHNLPFPDGLLINGRGWNGNTFTVDQGKTYRFRISNVGLTTSINFRIQGHSLKLVEVEGSHTLQNTYSSLDVHLGQSYSVLVTADQPVKDYYMVVSTRFTRRILTTTSVLHYSYSKTGVSGPVPPGPTLDIASSVYQARTIRWNLTASGPRPNPQGSYHYGLIKPSRTIMLANSAPYINGKQRYAVNGVSYNEPDTPLKLADYFNIPGVFYVGSIPTYPNGGNNAYLQTSVMGANFHELVEIVFQNWEDSVQSWHIDGYSFFVVGYGSGQWTADSRVQYNLRDTVARCTTQVYPRSWTAIYMALDNVGMWNIRSENWGRQYLGQQLYLRVYTPSKSWRDEYPVPKNALLCGRASGRRTRPF; translated from the exons ATGAGACCATGCAAATGCAAATGCAATGTTCTCTCTGCTCTCATTCTTCTTGTCACATTCCTTTTTATTGCTTCTTCCGTCCACTGTGAAGACCCATATCGGTACCTCACTTGGAAGGTCACCTATGGTGACATCTATCCTCTTGGTGTCAAGCAACAa GGGATCTTAATTAATGGGCAGTTTCCAGGGCCTCAAATAGATGCTGTTACAAATGACAACTTGATTATCAATGTCTATAACTACCTCAGAGAACCGTTCCTCATTTCATG GAATGGCTTACAGCATAGGAGGAACTCATGGCAGGATGGAGTGTATGGCACAAACTGTCCAATCCCACCTGGGAGGAACCTCACATATGCTATCCAGGTAAAAGACCAGATTGGTAGCTATTTCTACTTCCCATCTCTTGGAATGCACAAAGCTGCTGGAGCATTTGGTGGCATCAGAATTTGGAGCCGGCCTCAAATTCCTGTCCCTTTTCCTTCTCCTGCCGGGGACATTACCATACTTGCTGGAGATTGGTTCAAGCTTGACCACCGA AGACTGAGACGACTCCTAGAGAATGGTCATAATCTCCCCTTCCCTGATGGCCTTCTTATCAATGGACGTGGTTGGAATGGAAACACCTTCACTGTTGATCAAG GTAAGACTTATAGATTCAGGATATCAAATGTGGGGCTCACAACATCAATCAACTTCAGAATCCAGGGGCACAGTTTGAAACTTGTGGAGGTAGAAGGATCTCATACCCTCCAAAACACCTATTCTTCCCTTGATGTCCATCTCGGACAGTCCTATTCCGTGCTGGTCACAGCTGATCAACCTGTCAAGGATTACTATATGGTTGTCTCTACAAGATTTACCAGACGGATACTCACAACAACTTCCGTTCTTCATTATAGCTATTCAAAAACAGGGGTATCTGGTCCTGTTCCTCCAGGGCCTACCCTTGATATTGCATCGTCTGTCTATCAGGCTAGAACTATCCG GTGGAACCTGACAGCAAGTGGACCAAGACCAAACCCTCAGGGATCATACCACTATGGATTGATCAAACCGAGTCGAACCATCATGCTTGCAAATTCTGCTCCTTATATCAATGGCAAGCAGAGGTATGCGGTCAACGGTGTCTCATACAATGAACCAGATACCCCATTGAAACTTGCCGACTACTTCAACATCCCTGGAGTTTTCTACGTTGGAAGCATTCCTACCTATCCTAACGGGGGCAACAATGCCTACCTCCAAACTTCTGTCATGGGGGCTAATTTCCATGAATTGGTGGAGATTGTATTCCAAAATTGGGAGGATTCTGTGCAGTCATGGCACATTGACGGCTATTCCTTCTTTGTTGTAGG GTATGGTAGCGGGCAGTGGACAGCAGACAGTAGAGTACAATACAATCTGAGAGACACAGTTGCTAGATGCACCACTCAGGTGTATCCAAGGTCATGGACTGCAATCTACATGGCTCTTGACAACGTGGGAATGTGGAACATAAGGTCCGAGAATTGGGGAAGGCAGTACTTAGGACAACAATTGTATCTGAGGGTGTATACACCTTCCAAATCATGGAGGGATGAATATCCGGTGCCAAAGAATGCGCTTCTATGTGGCAGAGCAAGTGGTCGTCGCACAAGGcctttctaa
- the LOC114392271 gene encoding uncharacterized protein LOC114392271 isoform X1: MSCWACKKCTFVNLPSQKGECEICFSPASPLSMGPSCSSSPPKWSCKACTFLNPYNNPSCEVCATRCSVLSLSNLTDLNDATDHDSSVGSVFFPLRTCNKRKAIDDDDSSEVINFKVKPSNITGDENIDTGKAFKILSYNVWFREDLELHKRMKAIGDLVQLHSPDFICFQVSIFMLTIFIFDEIFNLCGFVYFGPLLPQEVTPNIYDIFKGSAWWSVYCCSVSSEMAYSRPYFCMLLSKLPVKSFSNKPFSNSIMGRELCIAEVEAASGKPLVIATSHLESPCPAPPKWDQMYSKERVVQANEAINLLKKQPSVVFGGDMNWNDQQDGQYPLQDGWVDAWSQLRPNESGWTYDTKSNQMLTGNRTLQKRLDRFICQFTDFKITSVDMIGMEAIPGVSYNKEKKVRKEIKQLVLPVLPSDHYGLLLTISSK; encoded by the exons ATGTCTTGTTGGGCATGCAAAAAATGCACCTTTGTGAATCTCCCTTCTCAAAAAGGGGAATGCGAAATCTGCTTTTCCCCCGCGTCCCCATTGTCAATGGGTCCTTCTTGTTCTTCGTCGCCCCCAAAATGGTCGTGCAAGGCCTGCACTTTCTTAAACCCTTACAACAACCCTTCTTGCGAGGTCTGCGCCACTCGATGCTCCGTTCTCTCCCTTTCCAATCTCACCGACTTGAATGACGCCACCGATCACGATTCTTCTGTCGGTTctgttttctttcctcttcGAACCTGCAACAAGAGAAAGGCCATTGATGATGACGATTCTTCTGAGGTCATCAATTTCAAGGTCAAGCCATCCAATATCACCGGTGATG AGAATATCGACACAGGAAAAGCGTTTAAGATATTGAGTTACAATGTTTGGTTCCGGGAAGACTTGGAGTTGCACAAGAGGATGAAGGCTATTGGCGACCTTGTTCAGTTGCATTCACCTGACTTTATCTGTTTCCAGGTTTCAATATTCATGCTTACAATTTtcatatttgatgaaatttttaatttatgtggcTTTGTCTATTTTGGACCGCTTCTGCCACAGGAGGTTACTCCCAATATATATGACATTTTCAAGGGATCCGCTTGGTGGAGTGTGTATTGTTGTTCAGTTTCTTCTGAGATGGCTTATTCAAGACCCTACTTTTGTATGCTG TTAAGCAAACTGCCTGTGAAATCATTCAGCAATAAGCCCTTCAGCAATTCTATAATGGGAAGAGAACTTTGCATTGCTGAGGTTGAAGCTGCAAGTGGCAAGCCATTGGTTATTGCCACTAGCCATCTTGAGAGTCCCTGTCCAGCTCCTCCAAAATGGGATCAGATGTACAGCAAGGAAAGAGTAGTGCAGGCCAATGAGGCTATAAACCTTCTCAAGAAACAGCCAAGTGTTGTTTTTGGGGGAGACATGAACTGGAATGACCAACAGGATGGTCAATATCCTCTACAAGATGGATGGGTTGATGCCTGGTCTCAGCTAAGACCAAATGAAAGTGGTTGGACTTATGACACCAAGTCAAACCAGATGTTGACAGGCAACCGTACTCTCCAAAAGCGATTAGATCGCTTTATTTGCCAATTCACTGATTTTAAGATAACCAGTGTTGACATGATTGGGATGGAAGCAATACCTGGTGTTTCatacaacaaagaaaagaaagtaagaAAGGAGATAAAACAACTGGTACTCCCAGTTTTGCCTAGTGATCATTATGGCCTGCTTTTGACAATTTCTAGTAAGTAA
- the LOC114392271 gene encoding uncharacterized protein LOC114392271 isoform X2, with protein MSCWACKKCTFVNLPSQKGECEICFSPASPLSMGPSCSSSPPKWSCKACTFLNPYNNPSCEVCATRCSVLSLSNLTDLNDATDHDSSVGSVFFPLRTCNKRKAIDDDDSSEVINFKVKPSNITGDENIDTGKAFKILSYNVWFREDLELHKRMKAIGDLVQLHSPDFICFQEVTPNIYDIFKGSAWWSVYCCSVSSEMAYSRPYFCMLLSKLPVKSFSNKPFSNSIMGRELCIAEVEAASGKPLVIATSHLESPCPAPPKWDQMYSKERVVQANEAINLLKKQPSVVFGGDMNWNDQQDGQYPLQDGWVDAWSQLRPNESGWTYDTKSNQMLTGNRTLQKRLDRFICQFTDFKITSVDMIGMEAIPGVSYNKEKKVRKEIKQLVLPVLPSDHYGLLLTISSK; from the exons ATGTCTTGTTGGGCATGCAAAAAATGCACCTTTGTGAATCTCCCTTCTCAAAAAGGGGAATGCGAAATCTGCTTTTCCCCCGCGTCCCCATTGTCAATGGGTCCTTCTTGTTCTTCGTCGCCCCCAAAATGGTCGTGCAAGGCCTGCACTTTCTTAAACCCTTACAACAACCCTTCTTGCGAGGTCTGCGCCACTCGATGCTCCGTTCTCTCCCTTTCCAATCTCACCGACTTGAATGACGCCACCGATCACGATTCTTCTGTCGGTTctgttttctttcctcttcGAACCTGCAACAAGAGAAAGGCCATTGATGATGACGATTCTTCTGAGGTCATCAATTTCAAGGTCAAGCCATCCAATATCACCGGTGATG AGAATATCGACACAGGAAAAGCGTTTAAGATATTGAGTTACAATGTTTGGTTCCGGGAAGACTTGGAGTTGCACAAGAGGATGAAGGCTATTGGCGACCTTGTTCAGTTGCATTCACCTGACTTTATCTGTTTCCAG GAGGTTACTCCCAATATATATGACATTTTCAAGGGATCCGCTTGGTGGAGTGTGTATTGTTGTTCAGTTTCTTCTGAGATGGCTTATTCAAGACCCTACTTTTGTATGCTG TTAAGCAAACTGCCTGTGAAATCATTCAGCAATAAGCCCTTCAGCAATTCTATAATGGGAAGAGAACTTTGCATTGCTGAGGTTGAAGCTGCAAGTGGCAAGCCATTGGTTATTGCCACTAGCCATCTTGAGAGTCCCTGTCCAGCTCCTCCAAAATGGGATCAGATGTACAGCAAGGAAAGAGTAGTGCAGGCCAATGAGGCTATAAACCTTCTCAAGAAACAGCCAAGTGTTGTTTTTGGGGGAGACATGAACTGGAATGACCAACAGGATGGTCAATATCCTCTACAAGATGGATGGGTTGATGCCTGGTCTCAGCTAAGACCAAATGAAAGTGGTTGGACTTATGACACCAAGTCAAACCAGATGTTGACAGGCAACCGTACTCTCCAAAAGCGATTAGATCGCTTTATTTGCCAATTCACTGATTTTAAGATAACCAGTGTTGACATGATTGGGATGGAAGCAATACCTGGTGTTTCatacaacaaagaaaagaaagtaagaAAGGAGATAAAACAACTGGTACTCCCAGTTTTGCCTAGTGATCATTATGGCCTGCTTTTGACAATTTCTAGTAAGTAA
- the LOC114393642 gene encoding glucan endo-1,3-beta-glucosidase 1-like isoform X1 — translation MLQLAHVISSTRAEAGMRKLSLGSFSMANSNLVIILYFSFFTFAEAEALHSQLKQQIQDQEKLPFVGVNIGTDVSNLPSASDLVAFLQLQKITHVRIYDANSDILKTLSGTKIRVIISVPNNQLLAIGSSNSTAASWIDRNVVAYYPQTLISGISVGDEVLTTVPSSAPLILPAVESLYNALVASNLHQHIKVSTPHAASIILDPFPPSQAYFNQSLVSVILPLLQFLSRTGSPLTMNLYPYYVFMQNKGVVPLDNALFKPLTPNKEMVDPNTLLHYTNVLDAMVDAAYFSMKNLNITDVAVLVTETGWPAKGDSKEPYATKDNADTYNSNLIRHVFDRTGTPLHPETTSSVFIYELFNEDLRAPPVSEANWGLFYGNTSPAYLLHVSGIGTFLANDTTNQTYCIAMDGFDSKTLQAALDWACGPGRANCSEIQPGETCFQPNNVKNHASYAFDSYYQKEGKAQGTCDFKGLAMITTTDPSHGSCIFPGSKKVSNKTKEVVNSTISSSAGEKLRFKTFNSIKISAIGNILHILLVAYLPTLLVVLL, via the exons ATGTTGCAGTTGGCACATGTCATCTCCTCTACTCGAGCTGAAGCAGGGATGAGGAAGTTAAGTCTAGGCTCCTTTTCAATGGCAAACTCTAATCTCGTCATCATCCTCTACTTCTCCTTCTTCACCTTCG CTGAAGCAGAAGCACTACATTCCCAGCTTAAGCAGCAAATCCAAGACCAAGAGAAGCTTCCATTCGTGGGCGTCAACATCGGCACCGACGTCTCCAACCTTCCATCTGCCTCGGACCTTGTCGCGTTCCTTCAACTGCAGAAGATAACACACGTTCGCATCTACGATGCAAACTCAGACATCCTGAAAACTTTGTCGGGGACCAAGATTCGCGTCATCATCAGCGTCCCCAACAACCAGCTCCTGGCGATTGGTTCCTCCAACTCCACCGCGGCCTCCTGGATCGATCGTAATGTCGTCGCTTACTACCCCCAAACCCTCATCAGCGGAATCTCCGTCGGCGACGAGGTTCTGACCACCGTCCCCTCCTCCGCCCCGCTGATTCTCCCCGCCGTCGAGTCCCTCTACAACGCCCTCGTCGCCTCCAACCTCCACCAACATATCAAGGTCTCAACCCCTCACGCCGCTTCCATCATTCTTGACCCTTTCCCTCCCTCTCAGGCTTACTTCAACCAATCCCTCGTTTCCGTTATTCTCCCTCTCCTTCAGTTCCTTTCTCGAACCGGTTCCCCTCTCACGATGAACCTTTACCCCTACTACGTCTTCATGCAGAATAAAGGCGTGGTTCCTCTCGACAATGCTCTCTTCAAACCCCTCACTCCTAATAAGGAAATGGTCGACCCCAACACCTTGCTTCACTACACCAACGTCCTCGACGCTATGGTCGACGCCGCTTATTTCTCCATGAAGAACCTTAATATCACCGATGTTGCTGTTCTTGTCACTGAGACAGGTTGGCCTGCCAAGGGTGATTCTAAGGAGCCTTATGCTACCAAGGACAATGCTGATACTTACAATTCCAATTTGATTAGGCATGTTTTTGATCGCACCGGAACCCCTCTGCACCCTGAAACTACTTCCAGTGTGTTTATTTATGAACTGTTTAATGAGGACTTGAGGGCTCCGCCGGTTTCAGAGGCCAATTGGGGTTTGTTTTATGGGAACACTTCGCCGGCTTATTTGCTTCATGTGTCTGGGATTGGGACTTTTTTGGCGAATGATACCACTAATCAGACATACTGCATTGCCATGGATGGGTTTGATTCTAAGACGTTGCAGGCCGCGCTGGATTGGGCGTGTGGACCGGGGCGAGCCAATTGTTCCGAGATTCAGCCTGGAGAGACTTGTTTCCAGCCTAATAATGTGAAGAACCATGCTTCTTATGCGTTTGATAGCTATTACCAGAAAGAAGGCAAGGCTCAGGGGACTTGTGACTTCAAAGGACTGGCTATGATCACCACCACTGATCCCA GTCACGGGAGCTGTATATTTCCTGGAAG CAAGAAAGTGAGCAACAAGACAAAGGAAGTGGTCAACTCTACTATCTCAAGCAGTGCAGGAGAGAAGTTGAGGTTTAAAACCTTTAACAGCATAAAAATAAGTGCAATTGGCAACATTTTGCACATTTTATTGGTTGCATATCTCCCTACTTTGTTGGTAGTCCTATTATGA
- the LOC114393642 gene encoding glucan endo-1,3-beta-glucosidase 1-like isoform X2: protein MLQLAHVISSTRAEAGMRKLSLGSFSMANSNLVIILYFSFFTFAEAEALHSQLKQQIQDQEKLPFVGVNIGTDVSNLPSASDLVAFLQLQKITHVRIYDANSDILKTLSGTKIRVIISVPNNQLLAIGSSNSTAASWIDRNVVAYYPQTLISGISVGDEVLTTVPSSAPLILPAVESLYNALVASNLHQHIKVSTPHAASIILDPFPPSQAYFNQSLVSVILPLLQFLSRTGSPLTMNLYPYYVFMQNKGVVPLDNALFKPLTPNKEMVDPNTLLHYTNVLDAMVDAAYFSMKNLNITDVAVLVTETGWPAKGDSKEPYATKDNADTYNSNLIRHVFDRTGTPLHPETTSSVFIYELFNEDLRAPPVSEANWGLFYGNTSPAYLLHVSGIGTFLANDTTNQTYCIAMDGFDSKTLQAALDWACGPGRANCSEIQPGETCFQPNNVKNHASYAFDSYYQKEGKAQGTCDFKGLAMITTTDPSHGSCIFPGSLP, encoded by the exons ATGTTGCAGTTGGCACATGTCATCTCCTCTACTCGAGCTGAAGCAGGGATGAGGAAGTTAAGTCTAGGCTCCTTTTCAATGGCAAACTCTAATCTCGTCATCATCCTCTACTTCTCCTTCTTCACCTTCG CTGAAGCAGAAGCACTACATTCCCAGCTTAAGCAGCAAATCCAAGACCAAGAGAAGCTTCCATTCGTGGGCGTCAACATCGGCACCGACGTCTCCAACCTTCCATCTGCCTCGGACCTTGTCGCGTTCCTTCAACTGCAGAAGATAACACACGTTCGCATCTACGATGCAAACTCAGACATCCTGAAAACTTTGTCGGGGACCAAGATTCGCGTCATCATCAGCGTCCCCAACAACCAGCTCCTGGCGATTGGTTCCTCCAACTCCACCGCGGCCTCCTGGATCGATCGTAATGTCGTCGCTTACTACCCCCAAACCCTCATCAGCGGAATCTCCGTCGGCGACGAGGTTCTGACCACCGTCCCCTCCTCCGCCCCGCTGATTCTCCCCGCCGTCGAGTCCCTCTACAACGCCCTCGTCGCCTCCAACCTCCACCAACATATCAAGGTCTCAACCCCTCACGCCGCTTCCATCATTCTTGACCCTTTCCCTCCCTCTCAGGCTTACTTCAACCAATCCCTCGTTTCCGTTATTCTCCCTCTCCTTCAGTTCCTTTCTCGAACCGGTTCCCCTCTCACGATGAACCTTTACCCCTACTACGTCTTCATGCAGAATAAAGGCGTGGTTCCTCTCGACAATGCTCTCTTCAAACCCCTCACTCCTAATAAGGAAATGGTCGACCCCAACACCTTGCTTCACTACACCAACGTCCTCGACGCTATGGTCGACGCCGCTTATTTCTCCATGAAGAACCTTAATATCACCGATGTTGCTGTTCTTGTCACTGAGACAGGTTGGCCTGCCAAGGGTGATTCTAAGGAGCCTTATGCTACCAAGGACAATGCTGATACTTACAATTCCAATTTGATTAGGCATGTTTTTGATCGCACCGGAACCCCTCTGCACCCTGAAACTACTTCCAGTGTGTTTATTTATGAACTGTTTAATGAGGACTTGAGGGCTCCGCCGGTTTCAGAGGCCAATTGGGGTTTGTTTTATGGGAACACTTCGCCGGCTTATTTGCTTCATGTGTCTGGGATTGGGACTTTTTTGGCGAATGATACCACTAATCAGACATACTGCATTGCCATGGATGGGTTTGATTCTAAGACGTTGCAGGCCGCGCTGGATTGGGCGTGTGGACCGGGGCGAGCCAATTGTTCCGAGATTCAGCCTGGAGAGACTTGTTTCCAGCCTAATAATGTGAAGAACCATGCTTCTTATGCGTTTGATAGCTATTACCAGAAAGAAGGCAAGGCTCAGGGGACTTGTGACTTCAAAGGACTGGCTATGATCACCACCACTGATCCCA GTCACGGGAGCTGTATATTTCCTGGAAG CCTACCTTAG
- the LOC114392358 gene encoding arogenate dehydratase/prephenate dehydratase 1, chloroplastic has translation MALKAVSIWGCYKPPPQLGVGVSNSHSTLIGNLRYDYDKCRKWECCCLGVLAQRATTAVEDEGPSVPPLVDSSGAADGVHQNESKGFHKDLNLLPKPLTAIDISSYPRDGSKVRVAYQGLPGAYSEDAALKAYPKCETVPCDNFEAAFKAVELWLVNKTVLPIENSVGGSVHRNYDLLLRHRLHIVGEVQLRVNHCLLGLPGVRKEELRAVVSHPQAFAQCETTLSDLGAVKIAARDTAAAAQTVASNCARDTGAIASSRAAEVYGLDILAERIQDDDENITRFLVLAREPIIPGTDRPHKTSIVFSLEEGPGVLFKALAVFAMRDINLSKIESRPLKQRSLRVVDHLNEGSATYFDYLFYIDIEASMAEPRAQYALGQLQEFARFLRVLGCYPMDTVL, from the exons ATGGCTCTTAAGGCTGTATCCATCTGGGGTTGTTACAAACCTCCTCCTCAATTGGGTGTTGGTGTTTCCAATTCTCATTCTACTCTGATTGGAAATCTAAGATATGATTATGACAAATGCCGCAAATGGGAGTGCTGTTGTTTGGGTGTTTTGGCTCAGAGAGCTACCACTGCTGTGGAAGATGAGGGCCCCAGTGTCCCACCTTTGGTTGACTCTTCAGGGGCTGCTGATGGTGTTCACCAAAATGAGTCAAAGGGCTTTCACAAGGACTTAAACTTACTTCCTA AGCCATTAACAGCAATTGACATTTCTTCTTATCCAAGAGATGGATCAAAGGTGCGCGTGGCTTATCAG GGACTTCCGGGGGCATATAGTGAGGATGCAGCTTTGAAAGCATATCCAAAATGTGAGACTGTGCCATGTGACAATTTTGAAGCTGCATTTAAG GCAGTTGAATTATGGTTGGTGAATAAAACTGTTCTACCCATTGAAAATTCTGTTGGTGGAAGCGTCCACCGTAATTATGACTTACTTCTTCGCCATAGGCTGCACATTGTTGGGGAGGTGCAGTTGCGAGTTAACCACTGCCTTTTAGGATTGCCTGGTGTGAGAAAGGAGGAGCTCAGAGCTGTTGTGAGTCATCCCCAG GCTTTTGCTCAATGTGAGACAACGCTTAGTGATTTAGGTGCTGTCAAGATTGCTGCACGTGatactgctgctgctgctcAG ACAGTGGCCTCAAATTGTGCAAGAGACACTGGAGCTATTGCAAGTTCCCGAGCTGCAGAAGTGTACGGGCTTGACATTCTTGCAGAAAGAATTCAG GATGATGATGAGAATATTACTCGTTTCTTGGTCCTTGCAAGGGAGCCTATAATTCCAGGAACTGACAGGCCCCATAAg ACTAGCATTGTTTTCAGTCTAGAAGAAGGTCCAGGTGTACTATTCAAAGCCTTGGCAGTTTTTGCTATGAGGGATATTAATTTGTCAAAG ATAGAGAGTCGTCCTTTGAAGCAGCGCTCATTGAGGGTTGTGGATCATTTAAATGAAGGGAGTGCCAC GTACTTTGACTACCTCTTCTATATTGATATTGAAGCTTCTATGGCAGAACCTCGTGCACAATATGCTTTAGGACAGTTGCAG GAATTTGCTAGATTTCTTCGTGTTCTTGGTTGTTATCCTATGGATACAGTATTATAG